The following proteins are encoded in a genomic region of Fusarium keratoplasticum isolate Fu6.1 chromosome 9, whole genome shotgun sequence:
- a CDS encoding HET domain-containing protein — protein sequence MSQLLVAFAPAHAKHPPPSTRPSMSHHDRSAATATAKPAGATSSNTSAAARVPAGMKKISRLFAFTRLGRGRPDSANGHHPEWDSASTRESSPDVHQLTSRRRRADPEARKPARNGLSLLVADDDHPPCSICATIDFPCLLNWRPGQPRPWIPLAHTLAELSACPYCIFFQALVGAEPDLTRKFTPYLRIRQAFERLGVGEKHELGGAVLFEVTTKSKTLPWGYIVRVVEGNDDVAGYREATPAIRGRIIPPKFDPALPRTWIDFCLTNHSHTTCGSRGPPIRGLKLIDCREEEVVFVDDLNVPTIEYVTLSYVRGSPSEIESDQLSGLPEVLPPLVADAMSVTRSLGYRYLWIDRYCFPQYNAAERRRQLDKMGEIYSRSTLTLIVAAGEGINDGIPGISVPREEQLSLQTEAGYFTTSLIRPDAEVANSKWASRGWTYQEGLLSRRRLVFTPSQIYYQCQSLHCHETISYPLKTKPALNLGRVFPLDGAGTRTRDYKNQVNGYLNREFTYPDDRLDAFRGVLDQYAHMDPPMDNILGLPLYHAKDFKNMSSSPTRTDRLAIGLGWRLDPAGDTEVSTHPMCLQGPFPSWTWLGWKIRPEYTGYGPYFNLYQVGDDTPLIDNISAVPRMTISVGFKDDRVLSWEQHADAITARATPISFLRLKTYCFTIRFTVRPPTADSASSSSSTSNVTITSPDLRDTLRPSLAAMLLRAGSDAETPPGEHELIGAFISGRDWVIDETYESANLLICGRRNWESDGELVRLGTMELGVGGLMGVDEDTAVVKGALNEERRLDVELRELDIY from the coding sequence ATGTCGCAACTCCTCGTCGCTTTCGCGCCCGCTCACGCAAAGCACCCTCCTCCGTCCACTCGCCCCTCGATGAGCCATCATGACCGCTCGGCGGCAACGGCCACCGCCAAACCCGCCGGGGCCACCAGCTCCAACACTTCGGCGGCTGCTCGCGTGCCCGCCGGCATGAAGAAGATCTCGAGGCTGTTCGCCTTTACGCGCCTCGGCCGCGGCCGCCCCGACAGCGCAAACGGCCACCACCCCGAATGGGATTCGGCTTCTACCCGTGAGAGCTCACCAGATGTTCACCAGCTCACGTCGCGACGGCGCCGCGCGGACCCAGAGGCGAGGAAGCCTGCCAGGAACGGTCTGAGCCTCCTCGTTGCTGACGACGACCACCCGCCCTGCTCCATCTGCGCGACCATCGATTTCCCCTGCTTGCTAAACTGGCGGCCCGGCCAGCCGCGACCCTGGATCCCGCTGGCTCACACCCTCGCAGAGTTGTCCGCCTGCCCCTACTGCATCTTTTTTCAGGCCCTGGTGGGTGCTGAGCCGGATTTGACACGCAAGTTTACACCCTACCTGCGCATTCGACAGGCATTTGAGCGTCTCGGTGTTGGAGAGAAGCATGAGCTTGGAGGCGCCGTATTGTTCGAAGTGACCACCAAGAGCAAGACCCTACCATGGGGCTATATCGTTCGCGTCGTCGAGGGGAACGACGACGTCGCCGGGTATAGAGAGGCCACTCCGGCGATTCGAGGCCGTATCATCCCGCCCAAGTTTGACCCCGCGCTGCCCCGGACCTGGATCGACTTTTGCTTGACGAATCACTCCCACACGACGTGCGGTTCCCGAGGGCCACCGATCCGAGGCCTAAAGCTGATTGACTGTCGCGAGGAGGAAGTGGTATTTGTGGACGACCTCAATGTCCCGACGATCGAGTATGTCACGCTGAGCTATGTACGGGGCAGCCCTTCCGAGATTGAGTCAGACCAACTCAGCGGGTTGCCTGAGGTGCTGCCTCCATTGGTAGCCGACGCCATGTCCGTAACGAGGTCTCTTGGGTACAGGTATCTCTGGATCGATCGTTACTGCTTCCCTCAGTATAACGCCGCGGAGCGACGGCGGCAGTTGGACAAGATGGGCGAGATCTACTCCCGTTCTACTCTCACCCTCATTGTTGCGGCGGGCGAGGGTATTAACGACGGTATTCCTGGCATCAGCGTCCCGCGCGAGGAGCAATTGTCGCTCCAGACCGAGGCTGGATACTTTACAACTTCGCTCATCAGACCCGACGCTGAAGTAGCAAACTCCAAATGGGCTTCTCGCGGCTGGACATATCAGGAGGGTCTGCTATCCCGTCGCCGCCTCGTCTTTACTCCTTCACAAATTTACTACCAGTGCCAATCCCTCCACTGTCACGAAACCATCTCTTATCCTCTCAAGACGAAGCCCGCCCTCAACCTGGGCCGTGTATTCCCACTCGACGGCGCAGGCACTCGCACACGCGATTACAAGAACCAGGTCAACGGGTACCTCAACCGAGAATTCACATATCCGGATGACCGCCTCGATGCCTTCAGGGGCGTCCTGGATCAATACGCCCACATGGATCCTCCCATGgacaacatccttggcctccCCCTCTACCACGCCAAGGACTTCAAAAACATGTCCTCCTCACCCACTCGAACAGATCGTCTTGCAattggccttggctggcgACTGGATCCCGCAGGCGACACTGAGGTATCAACACACCCCATGTGTCTCCAAGGCCCATTCCCCTCTTGGACTTGGCTTGGTTGGAAGATCCGTCCAGAATACACCGGTTATGGCCCCTATTTCAACCTCTATCAGGTTGGCGACGACACACCTCTCATCGACAACATCTCTGCCGTACCCAGGATGACCATCTCGGTTGGTTTCAAGGACGATAGGGTCCTCTCTTGGGAGCAACACGCCGACGCCATCACCGCACGTGCAACACCAATCTCATTCCTCCGCCTCAAGACCTACTGCTTCACTATCCGCTTCACCGTCCGACCCCCCACCGCTgactcggcctcctcctcctcatccacctcgaacgtcaccatcacctctCCAGACCTCCGCGATACCCTCCGACCTTCCCTTGCCGCTATGCTCCTACGTGCCGGCTCGGATGCCGAGACCCCACCCGGTGAGCACGAGCTCATAGGCGCCTTCATCTCCGGCCGGGACTGGGTGATTGACGAGACGTACGAGTCGGCAAACCTTCTCATCTGCGGCCGCCGCAACTGGGAATccgatggcgagcttgtcCGTCTGGGTACCATGGAgctcggcgtcggcggcctGATGGGCGTTGACGAGGACACGGCTGTCGTCAAGGGAGCTTTGAACGAGGAGAGGAGATTGGATGTTGAGCTGAGGGAACTCGACATCTACTAA
- a CDS encoding ATP-dependent RNA helicase DED1 has protein sequence MADQLNMGGLSLGEGGQQPPQNRSYIPPHMRRQGGPPAAAPAMNGGPAPGPGPAPGAGPGPNGLGNSAWANQNYGARQSNWGNDVPTYQNNNRRGGWGGRGGGYGGGGNFDGHSGGGGGGYTARGSGDGQWRDGKHIPGPANPRIERELFGTPDDPSKQHTGINFEKYDDIPVEASGHDVPEPVHQFTTPPLDEHLCRNIELAHYKVPTPVQKYSIPIVMGGRDLMACAQTGSGKTGGFLFPILSQAFINGPSPVPANAAGQFGRQRKAYPTSLILAPTRELVSQIYDEARKFAYRSWVRPCVVYGGADIGSQLRQIERGCDLLVATPGRLVDLIERGRISLCNIKYLVLDEADRMLDMGFEPQIRRIVEGEDMPNVQDRQTLMFSATFPRDIQMLARDFLKDYVFLSVGRVGSTSENITQKVEYVEDVDKRSVLLDILHTHAGGLTLIFVETKRMADSLSDFLINQNFPATSIHGDRTQRERERALEFFRNGRCPILVATAVAARGLDIPNVTHVINYDLPTDIDDYVHRIGRTGRAGNTGIATAFFNRGNRGVVRELMELLKEANQEIPTFLETIARESSYGGGRGGRSRGGGRGGSANRDYRKFGGGGGGGGFGGSGGGFNGPPQGGAGGYGGGAGGYGGGGYSGGGGGYGGGGSYGNPGGPGAQSSWW, from the exons ATGGCTGATCAACTCAACATGGGCGGCCTCAGcctgggcgagggcggcCAGCAGCCTCCCCAGAACCGATCCTACATTCCTCCTCACATGCGCCGCCAGGGCGGTCCTCCTGCCGCTGCCCCCGCTATGAACGGCGGTCCTGctcctggccctggccctgcCCCCGGTGCCGGCCCCGGTCCCAACGGTCTCGGTAACAGCGCCTGGGCTAA CCAGAACTACGGCGCCCGCCAGTCCAACTGGGGCAACGACGTTCCCACCTACCAGAACAACAACCGCCGCGGCGGCTGGGGTGGCCGAGGCGGTGGTtatggcggcggcggcaactTCGACGGCCACTCTGgtggcggcggtggtggttACACTGCTCGCGGCTCTGGTGATGGCCAGTGGCGCGATGGAAAGCACATCCCCGGTCCGGCTAACCCCCGTATCGAGCGTGAGCTTTTCGGTACCCCCGACGACCCTTCCAAGCAGCACACCGGTATCAACTTCGAGAAGTACGACGACATTCCTGTCGAGGCTTCCGGTCACGATGTTCCCGAGCCCGTCCACCAGTTCACCACCCCTCCTCTGGATGAGCACCTCTGCCGCAACATCGAGCTCGCCCACTACAAGGTCCCCACCCCCGTCCAGAAGTACTCCATCCCCATTGTCATGGGCGGCCGTGATCTCATGGCTTGTGCTCAGACTGGTTCTGGAAAGACTGGTGGTTTCCTCTTCCCCATCCTCTCTCAGGCCTTCATTAACGGTCCTTCTCCTGTCCCCGCCAATGCCGCGGGACAGTTTGGTCGTCAGCGCAAGGCCTACCCCACCTCTTTGATCCTCGCCCCCACCCGTGAGCTTGTTTCTCAGATCTACGACGAGGCCCGAAAGTTCGCCTACCGATCCTGGGTCCGACCTTGCGTCGTCTACGGTGGTGCCGATATTGGCTCCCAGCTCCGACAGATCGAGCGCGGCTGCGATCTGCTTGTTGCTACTCCCGGTCGATTGGTCGATCTCATAGAGCGAGGTCGCATCTCCCTCTGCAACATCAAGTACCTGGTTCTGGATGAGGCTGATCGCATGCTTGACATGGGTTTCGAGCCCCAGATCCGCCGCAtcgtcgagggcgaggataTGCCCAACGTCCAGGACCGCCAGACCCTGATGTTCTCGGCCACCTTCCCCCGCGACATCCAGATGCTCGCCCGCGACTTCCTCAAGGACTACGTCTTCCTCTCCGTCGGTCGTGTCGGTTCCACCTCTGAGAACATCACCCAGAAGGTCGAGTACGTCGAGGACGTTGACAAGCGCTCCGTTCTTCTTGACATCCTCCACACCCACGCCGGTGGCCTCACCCTGATCTTCGTCGAGACCAAGCGCATGGCCGACTCGCTCTCCGActtcctcatcaaccagaACTTCCCCGCCACTTCGATTCACGGTGACCGAACTCAGCGTGAGCGTGAGCGTGCCCTCGAGTTCTTCCGCAACGGTCGATGCCCCATTCTTGTTGCTACCGCCGTTGCCGCCAGAGGATTGGATATTCCCAATGTCACTCACGTCATCAACTACGATCTTCCCACCGACATTGACGACTACGTCCACCGTATTGGTCGTACCGGTCGTGCCGGCAACACTGGTATCGCCActgccttcttcaaccgTGGTAACCGTGGTGTCGTCCGTGAGCTcatggagcttctcaaggaggccaaccAGGAGATTCCTACCTTCCTTGAGACTATTGCCCGCGAGTCATCCTACGGTGGTGGTCGTGGCGGTCGCTCTCGTGGTGGAGGCCGTGGTGGTTCTGCCAACCGTGACTACCGCAAGTTtggcggtggtggcggcggcggcggcttcggtGGCAGCGGCGGTGGTTTCAACGGCCCCCCTCAGGGTGGTGCTGGAGGCTACGGCGGCGGTGCCGGAGGCTACGGAGGTGGTGGCtacagcggcggcggcggcggctacggtggtggtggcagcTATGGCAACCCCGGCGGCCCTGGTGCTCAGTCCTCTTGGTGGTAA
- a CDS encoding DUF676 domain-containing protein, giving the protein MADPSSPPPPPPYSVQQPPYSPGPAAYKPSPTPPGPYPSRLQASGAWLAPDPRSSSTQSLLPVYPSEASLQKTPQTHAGDHQGRRKLLVIYLHGFLGNDQSFRSFPAHVHALLTNLLADSHVIHSKIYPRYKTYRAVDVARDNFSEWLTPHESPTTDVVLVGHSMGGILAADVILMPNPSPYGTYPFKHRILGHISMDCPFLGLHPGIVVSGISSLFKPAATPQDNSQENANLNAPYGISETTSPSSSSLNLTTSHSSIPGSPPSATSASVSQLPHDPFFNQPFFNDSALQERPFVRRMLHFASKYRSEGLVQAAAKHVVSYLEFGSCLADLSGLESRYTRLRALEDVDELQLQNQNRDPRAPTTRVRFVNYYTLCTGRPKTPKSETPKAGTPEEFASSQQSGFSTPNTAAGTTLSPESSFLQPNTTENHLRASQESPRPSITIEHRDTMGNATNHQTLLDANHKDSPTQANTTQNDSFNSAEAVASDINRLSMHDIDPTPIDDSNPPDQPRPSEEVELAPLPDPPTPPELPDVTIYTDKDERKQAEKEAKRLQRAYEHAVKDHAKAVREREKLLEKRRRRAQKEADKALKEAARQEKEALKEAEREAREEQRRMEKEAAEQQARDWEDHRRAAEAEVIAEARDLNSSRPKKLRKFCNLPRDGSKVTDPTWVDVFMADVDEVGAHCGLFFPGQHYEQLVGDVGSRIMGWVQEDLTKRAILEMGE; this is encoded by the exons atggccgacccctcttctcccccgccgcctccgccgtATTCCGTCCAACAACCTCCGTACTCTCCGGGTCCGGCGGCATACAAACCGTCTCCGACTCCGCCCGGGCCGTATCCGTCCCGTCTCCAGGCCTCCGGCGCGTGGCTAGCTCCTGATCCCCGCTCATCCTCTACACAGTCTCTCCTCCCTGTGTACCCCTCAGAAGCCTCGCTGCAGAAAACCCCACAAACACATGCTggagatcatcaaggtcggCGCAAACTGCTCGTCATTTACCTTCATGGCTTCCTGGGAAATGATCAGTCTTTCCGTTCATTCCCGGCTCATGTCCATGCTCTCTTGACCAACCTGCTCGCCGACTCACATGTCATCCACTCCAAGATCTATCCGCGGTACAAGACGTATCGTGCTGTCGACGTTGCTCGAGACAACTTTAGCGAATGGCTAACGCCTCACGAGTCTCCAACGACGGATGTCGTCCTGGTGGGACATTCAATGGGTGGCATATTAGCTGCTGATGTTATCCTCATG CCAAACCCAAGCCCTTACGGCACATATCCCTTCAAGCATCGCATTCTAGGGCACATCTCCATGGACTGCCCCTTTCTCGGTCTTCATCCAGGCATTGTCGTATCTGGCATATCAAGTTTATTCAAACCTGCAGCGACGCCTCAGGACAACAGCCAAGAGAACGCCAACCTCAACGCTCCATATGGAATCTCGGAAACTACCAGTCCTAGCAGCTCGTCCTTGAACCTCACAACGTCGCACAGTTCCATTCCTGGAAGCCCCCCGTCCGCAACTTCAGCATCTGTCTCGCAACTCCCCCACGACCCATTCTTCAACCAGCCCTTCTTCAACGACTCCGCCCTTCAAGAGCGCCCCTTTGTGCGCCGCATGCTGCACTTTGCCTCCAAGTACCGCTCAGAAGGTCTCGTACAAGCTGCTGCCAAGCACGTCGTCTCGTACCTCGAGTTCGGCAGCTGCCTCGCCGACCTTTCAGGTCTTGAGTCTCGATACACTCGCCTTCGTGCCCTCGAAGACGTCGATGAGCTCCAGCTTCAAAATCAAAATCGGGACCCTCGTGCGCCCACGACTAGAGTGCGCTTCGTCAACTACTACACATTATGTACCGGACGCCCCAAGACACCCAAGTCGGAGACACCGAAGGCTGGAACTCCCGAGGAATTTGCGTCTTCTCAGCAATCAGGTTTTAGCACGCCGAATACAGCAGCTGGCACGACTCTTAGTCCTGAATCTTCCTTTTTACAGCCTAATACGACTGAAAACCATCTCCGCGCCAGCCAGGAGAGCCCCAGGCCAAGCATAACGATAGAGCACCGTGATACAATGGGCAACGCAACCAATCATCAAACTCTCCTCGATGCAAACCACAAAGATTCCCCAACACAAGCAAACACCACCCAGAACGATTCCTTCAACAGCGCAGAAGCTGTAGCTTCAGACATCAACCGATTATCTATGCACGACATCGATCCCACTCCCATCGACGACTCCAACCCTCCTGATCAACCACGTCCCAGCGAAGAAGTCGAGCTCGCTCCCCTCCCCGaccctccaactcctcctgAGCTCCCAGACGTGACCATCTACACCGACAAGGACGAGCGCAAGCAAGCCGAAAAGGAAGCAAAGCGCCTTCAGCGAGCCTACGAGCATGCCGTCAAGGACCACGCGAAGGCCGTCCGCGAGcgcgagaagctcctcgagaagcgccgccgccgcgcGCAAAAGGAAGCcgacaaggccctcaaggaggCCGCGCGCCAGGAAAAGGAAGCtctcaaggaggctgagcgGGAGGCCCGCGAAGAGCAGCGCCgcatggagaaggaggctgcaGAGCAGCAGGCAAGGGATTGGGAAGATCACCGGCGCGCTGCGGAGGCTGAGGTTATCGCCGAGGCGAGAGACCTCAACTCATCGAGACCAAAGAAGCTGCGAAAGTTTTGCAACCTGCCCAGAGATGGCAGCAAAGTGACGGATCCGACTTGGGTTGATGTCTTCATGGCTGATGTAGACGAGGTCGGGGCCCATTGTGGACTATTCTTCCCTGGGCAACACTATGAGCAGctggttggagatgttggaAGCCGTATCATGGGATGGGTTCAGGAGGACTTGACAAAGCGAGCTATTCTAGAGATGGGAGAGTGA